Proteins from one Ignavibacteriales bacterium genomic window:
- a CDS encoding xanthine dehydrogenase family protein molybdopterin-binding subunit, with amino-acid sequence MKKNFSVVGKPIVREDGFDKITGRAKFADDYKFDGMLHAVMLRIPETHAKINSIDYSEIENDNSVNSIITSADISGEKKVGMIKNDQPIFCDEVVVTPGDVLAMLVGEDEAQLRSLLSKIKVDFTPLPALTDPRKSLDPDAILIHPELGSNLIVHHPLRKGNIEKGFAESDHILEQTYTTQLIEHAYIEPEAVIAIPLGVNGVKIIGSIQNPFSARRIIAAVVNLPLDKVQVIQAQLGGSFGGKDDTMCILSSRAAVAAIKTNRPVKIRYTREESILESYKRHPYILNYKVGFTNSGKIKVMKIDILADGGAYCSMSPFVTWRSVVQATGPYEIEHVHTDVRAVYTNNPYTGAMRGFGSPQPIFANESLMDEIALKLGITPNEVRKINGLKAGSITATGQKLQNHDVNLLTVLDTATKETDFQNKWKKYKKEKPILKKYDFTKPVFNNSQFIEPDQLIKKGIGLAVSYRGCSLGAEGIDAAACYLSIQNDGTAYLLSGLAENGQGLRTTFSIIVAEELGITTDNIFYLETDTSRVPDSGPTVASRATLMGGGAVKNAAEILRGRLEELIREEWKLKTEDEIVFSDNKVFSILNSQLATFPDLCRLASSCGVNLSTIGWYKSPNVDWDEHTGQGDAYFTYVYGCQVAEVNVNLGTGEVYLDKITAVHDPGTVINKLSAEGQVYGGVTQGAGYGMLEEVTIDNGLIRELNFDQYLILTAKDIGKIKPIFVEGKEIYGPWGAKSLGEPTLELTAAAISNAVSNALGKRFFNLPLNLEEILLGKKLRPVEVKRGSLQ; translated from the coding sequence ATGAAAAAAAATTTTTCTGTTGTAGGCAAACCAATAGTTCGTGAAGATGGATTCGATAAAATAACCGGTCGTGCTAAGTTTGCCGATGATTATAAATTTGATGGAATGCTTCATGCGGTAATGCTTAGGATTCCTGAGACTCACGCCAAGATTAATTCGATTGATTATTCAGAAATTGAAAACGATAACTCAGTTAACTCAATAATTACATCTGCAGATATTTCGGGTGAGAAGAAAGTTGGTATGATTAAAAACGATCAACCGATTTTCTGCGATGAAGTAGTTGTAACACCGGGAGATGTTCTTGCAATGCTAGTCGGCGAAGATGAAGCTCAACTTCGTTCGCTTTTATCAAAAATAAAAGTTGATTTCACACCACTTCCGGCTTTAACAGATCCAAGAAAATCACTTGATCCGGATGCAATTTTAATTCATCCGGAATTAGGAAGTAATCTTATAGTTCATCATCCTCTACGCAAAGGAAATATCGAAAAAGGATTTGCTGAGAGCGATCACATACTTGAACAAACTTATACAACACAATTAATTGAACATGCTTACATAGAACCTGAAGCTGTTATTGCTATACCGCTTGGTGTGAATGGGGTAAAAATTATTGGCAGTATTCAAAATCCTTTTAGTGCGAGAAGAATTATTGCGGCTGTTGTAAATCTTCCGTTAGACAAAGTGCAAGTAATTCAAGCGCAACTCGGAGGGTCGTTCGGCGGAAAGGATGATACAATGTGCATTCTTTCTTCACGCGCCGCCGTTGCAGCTATAAAAACAAATCGTCCGGTGAAAATTCGTTACACAAGAGAAGAATCAATCCTCGAATCGTATAAACGTCATCCATACATTTTAAATTATAAAGTTGGATTTACAAACTCCGGTAAGATAAAAGTTATGAAGATAGATATTCTTGCAGACGGCGGAGCTTACTGCTCAATGAGTCCGTTTGTAACTTGGCGTTCTGTTGTTCAAGCAACCGGACCTTATGAAATCGAACATGTTCATACTGATGTGCGCGCTGTTTACACGAATAATCCATACACCGGTGCAATGCGGGGTTTCGGTTCGCCTCAACCGATCTTTGCTAATGAATCGTTGATGGATGAGATTGCACTTAAGCTGGGAATTACTCCAAACGAAGTAAGAAAAATAAATGGATTGAAAGCCGGGTCAATAACTGCAACTGGACAAAAACTTCAAAACCATGATGTAAATCTTTTAACAGTTTTGGATACCGCAACTAAGGAAACTGATTTTCAAAACAAATGGAAGAAATACAAAAAAGAAAAACCGATATTAAAAAAATATGATTTCACAAAACCTGTTTTCAATAATTCGCAATTCATTGAACCAGATCAACTTATTAAAAAAGGAATTGGTCTTGCGGTAAGCTACCGAGGTTGTTCACTTGGTGCAGAAGGCATTGATGCTGCAGCTTGCTATCTCTCAATTCAAAATGATGGAACCGCATATTTACTTTCCGGACTTGCGGAGAACGGGCAAGGATTAAGAACAACATTTTCTATAATTGTTGCAGAAGAATTAGGAATTACGACTGACAATATATTTTATCTTGAGACAGATACATCACGTGTACCGGATAGCGGACCAACGGTTGCATCGCGTGCAACATTGATGGGCGGAGGCGCCGTTAAAAATGCAGCAGAAATTTTACGCGGGCGACTTGAAGAATTAATTCGTGAAGAATGGAAATTAAAAACAGAAGATGAAATTGTTTTTAGTGATAATAAAGTATTCTCAATTCTCAATTCTCAACTCGCAACTTTTCCTGATCTTTGCAGACTTGCATCGTCGTGTGGAGTAAATCTTTCGACAATCGGTTGGTATAAAAGTCCAAACGTTGATTGGGATGAACATACAGGACAAGGAGACGCTTACTTTACTTATGTGTACGGATGTCAGGTTGCAGAAGTGAATGTTAACCTCGGAACGGGCGAAGTCTATCTTGATAAGATCACAGCGGTGCACGATCCAGGAACAGTAATAAATAAACTTAGTGCAGAAGGACAAGTTTACGGCGGTGTTACACAAGGCGCGGGTTATGGAATGCTAGAGGAAGTAACAATAGATAATGGATTAATCCGTGAATTAAATTTTGATCAGTATTTAATTCTAACGGCAAAAGATATTGGAAAAATAAAACCAATCTTTGTTGAAGGAAAAGAGATTTACGGACCATGGGGAGCTAAGTCTTTAGGTGAACCAACTTTGGAATTAACAGCGGCTGCAATTTCAAATGCAGTTAGTAATGCTCTCGGAAAAAGATTTTTTAATTTACCACTGAACTTAGAGGAAATTTTATTAGGTAAAAAGCTAAGGCCGGTTGAAGTGAAAAGAGGAAGTTTGCAGTGA